Proteins encoded together in one Pantoea sp. CCBC3-3-1 window:
- the dapE gene encoding succinyl-diaminopimelate desuccinylase, producing MFCPVIELTQQLIRRPSLSPDDAGCQAIMMERLRALGFTIEPMNIGDTQNFWAWRGEGETLAFAGHTDVVPAGDANRWINPPFEPTIRDGMLYGRGAADMKGSLAAMTVAAERFVASHPNHKGRLAFLITSDEEASATNGTVKVVETLMARRERLDYCLVGEPSSTEIVGDVVKNGRRGSMTANLTLHGVQGHVAYPHLADNPVHRALPALNELVATEWDRGNEFFPPTSMQIANVQAGTGSNNVIPGEFFVQFNFRFSTELTDELIKQRVRELLDRHQLRYTLEWTVSGQPFLTSTGKLVEAVVNAVEHYNEIKPQLLTTGGTSDGRFIARMGAQVVELGPVNATIHKINECVKAADLQLLSRMYQRIMEQLIA from the coding sequence ATGTTCTGTCCGGTCATTGAGCTGACGCAGCAGCTTATTCGTCGCCCTTCCCTCAGCCCGGATGATGCCGGTTGTCAGGCCATTATGATGGAACGCCTGCGCGCGCTGGGTTTCACCATTGAACCCATGAATATCGGCGACACCCAAAACTTCTGGGCCTGGCGTGGTGAGGGCGAGACGCTGGCGTTTGCGGGTCATACTGATGTGGTACCCGCCGGGGATGCCAACCGCTGGATCAATCCGCCGTTTGAACCGACCATCCGCGACGGTATGCTTTACGGACGCGGCGCAGCGGACATGAAAGGCTCGCTGGCCGCAATGACGGTGGCCGCCGAGCGTTTTGTTGCCAGTCACCCCAATCATAAAGGACGGCTTGCGTTTCTGATTACTTCAGATGAGGAAGCCAGCGCCACCAACGGCACGGTTAAGGTTGTTGAAACACTGATGGCGCGCCGTGAACGTCTTGATTACTGTCTGGTCGGTGAACCGTCCAGTACCGAAATCGTCGGCGACGTAGTGAAAAATGGTCGCCGTGGTTCAATGACCGCTAACCTGACGCTGCACGGCGTTCAGGGGCACGTGGCCTATCCGCATCTTGCTGATAACCCGGTTCACCGTGCGCTGCCAGCGCTGAATGAATTAGTGGCGACAGAGTGGGATCGGGGCAATGAATTTTTCCCGCCGACCAGTATGCAGATTGCTAATGTTCAGGCCGGAACCGGCAGTAATAACGTTATTCCTGGCGAGTTTTTCGTGCAGTTTAACTTCCGCTTCAGTACCGAGCTGACCGACGAGCTGATTAAACAGCGCGTGCGGGAACTGTTAGACCGTCACCAGCTCCGTTATACGCTGGAATGGACGGTTTCCGGCCAGCCGTTCCTGACTTCAACCGGAAAACTGGTAGAAGCGGTGGTAAACGCCGTTGAGCACTATAATGAAATTAAACCGCAGTTGTTGACGACAGGCGGCACCTCTGACGGGCGCTTTATTGCCCGAATGGGTGCACAGGTTGTGGAGTTAGGGCCGGTGAACGCCACCATTCATAAAATCAATGAGTGTGTGAAAGCCGCTGATTTACAACTGCTTAGCCGTATGTACCAGCGTATTATGGAACAGCTTATCGCTTAA
- the ypfM gene encoding protein YpfM, with protein sequence MIDLELGNWKDFIEVMLTRK encoded by the coding sequence ATGATTGATTTAGAACTGGGGAACTGGAAAGACTTTATCGAAGTGATGTTGACTCGTAAGTAA
- the ypfH gene encoding esterase, translating to MHHDYFVVQRPVSAPAQLFLLFHGVGDNPISMGDLGKWFADSFPQAMVICVGASDSGVHGRQWYSVDDLSEENHQQRVDAVMATFTEIIRDWQRQSGVKAEATALIGFSQGSTMALEAIKAQPGLAGRVIAFSGRYASPPQSVTKRTTIHLIHGDDDEQVPLGHALEAEAQLLALGGDVTLNIVEDLPHAVDQRAMQSALDHLHYTVPRRYFDEALSGSAPGDDDVIPMR from the coding sequence ATGCACCATGACTATTTTGTTGTTCAGCGTCCCGTCAGCGCTCCGGCTCAGCTGTTCCTGTTATTTCACGGCGTGGGCGATAACCCCATATCCATGGGCGATCTGGGCAAATGGTTTGCCGACTCTTTCCCACAGGCGATGGTGATCTGCGTCGGCGCATCGGATTCTGGCGTCCATGGCCGTCAGTGGTATTCTGTCGACGATCTGAGCGAAGAAAATCACCAGCAGCGAGTCGATGCGGTAATGGCAACGTTTACTGAAATTATCCGGGACTGGCAGCGTCAGAGCGGCGTAAAAGCGGAAGCAACGGCGCTGATCGGTTTTTCTCAGGGCAGCACCATGGCGCTGGAGGCGATCAAGGCGCAGCCGGGCCTTGCGGGAAGGGTAATTGCTTTCTCGGGACGTTATGCCAGCCCGCCACAATCGGTGACAAAGCGTACCACCATTCATTTGATCCACGGTGATGATGATGAACAAGTCCCGTTAGGCCATGCGCTGGAAGCCGAAGCACAGCTGCTGGCGCTGGGGGGGGACGTAACGCTGAATATCGTGGAAGATTTGCCGCATGCTGTCGATCAGCGCGCCATGCAGTCGGCGCTGGATCATCTGCACTATACGGTGCCGCGACGCTATTTCGATGAAGCCCTGAGCGGCAGCGCGCCGGGTGATGATGACGTCATCCCAATGAGATGA
- the purC gene encoding phosphoribosylaminoimidazolesuccinocarboxamide synthase: protein MKKQAELYRGKAKTVYSTENPDLLVLEFRNDTSALDGERIEQFDRKGMINNKFNYFIMSKLQEAGIPTQMEALLSDNEALVKKLDMVPVECVVRNRAAGSLVKRLGVEEGTILNPPLFDLFLKDDARHDPMINESYCETFGWVNKENLARMRELTYKANDVLSKLFSDAGLILVDFKLEFGLFNGEVTLGDEFSPDGARLWDKETLNKMDKDRYRQSLGGLIEAYEEVANRLGVKLD, encoded by the coding sequence ATGAAAAAGCAAGCTGAGTTGTATCGCGGCAAAGCGAAAACCGTTTACAGCACCGAAAACCCGGATCTGTTGGTACTCGAATTCCGTAACGATACGTCAGCACTGGACGGTGAGCGTATCGAACAGTTTGATCGTAAAGGGATGATTAATAATAAATTTAATTATTTCATCATGAGCAAGCTACAGGAAGCAGGCATCCCAACCCAAATGGAAGCGCTGCTGTCCGATAACGAAGCGCTGGTGAAAAAGCTGGATATGGTACCTGTTGAATGCGTGGTGCGTAACCGTGCGGCTGGCTCACTGGTGAAGCGTCTCGGCGTGGAAGAGGGCACAATCCTGAATCCGCCGCTGTTCGACCTGTTTCTCAAAGACGATGCCCGCCACGATCCGATGATCAATGAATCCTACTGTGAAACCTTCGGCTGGGTGAACAAAGAGAACCTGGCGCGGATGCGTGAATTAACTTACAAAGCGAATGATGTGCTGAGCAAGCTGTTCTCCGATGCTGGCCTGATCCTTGTCGACTTCAAACTGGAATTTGGCCTGTTTAACGGCGAAGTGACCCTGGGCGATGAGTTTTCACCAGATGGCGCGCGTCTGTGGGATAAAGAAACCCTGAACAAGATGGACAAAGACCGCTACCGTCAGAGTCTTGGCGGCCTGATTGAAGCCTACGAAGAAGTGGCTAACCGTCTTGGCGTGAAGCTGGACTGA
- the acrD gene encoding multidrug efflux RND transporter permease AcrD, which produces MANFFIDRPIFAWVIAILLCLTGALAVFSLPVEQYPELAPPNVRITANYPGASAQTLENTVTQVIEQNMTGIDNLMYMSSQSSNTGQATITLTFVAGTNPDEARQQVQNQLQSALRKLPQDVQSQGVTVTKTGDTNILMVAFVSTDGSMDKQDISDYVASNIQDPLSRIDGVGQVDAYGSQYAMRIWLDPNKMIDYALTTSDIVSAIESQNSQVAVGQLGGLPSVDRQALNATINSQSLLTTPEQFRNITLRVNQDGSEVKLSDVASVALGAEKYDFLSQYNGQAASGLGVKLASGANELQTDELVRARIDELSHFFPHGLKAEIAYETTPFVTASIRDVVKTLIEAIILVFVVMYLFLQNFRATLIPTIAVPVVLLGTFAILSACGFSINTLTMFAMVLAIGLLVDDAIVVVENVERIMSEEGLSPREATRKSMGQIQGALVGIALVLSAVFVPMAFFGGTTGAIYRQFSVTIVSAMVLSVLVAMILTPALCATLLKPLPAGQHHERRGFFGWFNRMFNRNAARYERGVGRILSKVGRWLILYVVIIAGMALLFLHLPTSFLPLEDRGVFTTQVQLPPGSTLQQTNKVVDKVEQYYLTQEKDNVVSVFSTIGAGPGGNGQNVARMFVRLKDWDERSGAENTSFAIIERATAAFKRIREARVIASSPPAITGMGNSAGFDMELQDHAGLGHDALMKARDQLLAEAERDPSLARVRHNGLDDTPQLRIDVDQHKAQALGVSVDDINATLQTGWGSTYVNDFLDRGRVKKVYVQAAAPFRMLPDDISKWYVRNSSGSMVPFTAFASTRWETGSPRLERYNGYSAVEIVGESASGVSTGTAMDVMEKLVNKLPTGFGLQWTGASYQERMSGTQAPALYAISLLVVFLCLAALYESWSIPFSVMLVVPLGVVGALVATWLRGLENDVYFQVGLLTVIGLSAKNAILIVEFANEINSKGQDLLAATLEACRQRLRPILMTSLAFIFGVLPMTIGQGAGSSSQHAVGTGVMGGMISATLLALFFVPIFFVLVRRRFPIKEKPVT; this is translated from the coding sequence ATGGCGAATTTTTTTATCGACCGTCCCATTTTTGCCTGGGTCATTGCTATTTTGCTGTGTCTGACTGGCGCACTGGCAGTATTTTCTCTGCCCGTTGAGCAGTATCCCGAACTCGCGCCGCCTAACGTTCGCATTACCGCCAATTATCCTGGTGCTTCTGCACAAACGCTTGAGAATACCGTCACGCAGGTCATTGAGCAGAATATGACCGGCATCGATAACCTGATGTACATGTCCTCTCAAAGCAGCAATACCGGGCAGGCGACCATTACGTTGACCTTCGTTGCGGGCACCAATCCGGATGAAGCGCGCCAGCAGGTGCAAAACCAGCTGCAAAGCGCGTTGCGTAAATTGCCTCAGGATGTTCAGTCGCAAGGGGTTACGGTAACAAAGACGGGTGATACCAATATTCTGATGGTGGCTTTTGTCTCCACTGACGGCAGCATGGACAAGCAGGATATCTCCGATTATGTCGCCAGTAATATTCAGGACCCGCTAAGCCGCATCGATGGCGTAGGCCAGGTTGATGCTTATGGCTCGCAGTACGCCATGCGCATCTGGCTCGATCCGAATAAAATGATCGACTATGCGCTGACCACCAGCGACATTGTCAGCGCTATCGAGTCGCAAAACAGCCAGGTCGCGGTCGGCCAGCTGGGCGGATTACCCTCTGTCGATCGCCAGGCGCTGAACGCCACCATCAACTCTCAATCGCTGTTAACCACGCCAGAACAGTTCCGCAATATTACGCTGCGGGTTAATCAGGATGGTTCAGAGGTGAAGCTCAGCGACGTTGCCAGCGTAGCGCTTGGGGCAGAGAAATATGATTTCCTCAGTCAGTACAACGGCCAGGCCGCATCAGGGCTTGGCGTAAAGCTCGCTTCCGGTGCTAACGAGCTGCAAACCGATGAGCTGGTGCGGGCGCGTATCGACGAGCTTTCCCATTTCTTTCCCCACGGTCTGAAGGCGGAAATTGCTTACGAAACCACGCCGTTTGTTACTGCATCAATCCGCGACGTCGTGAAGACGCTTATTGAGGCCATCATCCTGGTCTTTGTCGTCATGTATCTTTTCCTGCAAAACTTCCGCGCAACCTTAATTCCGACGATTGCCGTTCCCGTCGTGCTGCTGGGTACGTTTGCCATACTTTCGGCCTGCGGCTTCAGTATCAATACGCTCACCATGTTTGCCATGGTGCTGGCAATAGGCCTGCTGGTGGATGACGCCATCGTGGTAGTGGAAAACGTCGAACGCATTATGAGTGAGGAAGGTTTATCACCGCGTGAGGCCACCCGCAAATCAATGGGGCAGATTCAGGGCGCACTGGTGGGCATTGCGCTGGTGCTGTCCGCCGTGTTTGTGCCTATGGCTTTTTTTGGCGGCACCACCGGCGCCATTTACCGTCAGTTCTCCGTCACCATCGTTTCCGCCATGGTGCTTTCGGTACTGGTGGCGATGATCCTGACCCCTGCCCTTTGCGCCACGCTGCTTAAACCCCTGCCTGCGGGGCAACATCACGAGCGCCGGGGCTTCTTCGGCTGGTTCAACCGCATGTTTAACCGCAATGCTGCGCGTTACGAACGGGGCGTCGGTCGCATTTTATCAAAAGTCGGGCGCTGGCTGATTCTGTACGTCGTGATCATTGCGGGCATGGCCTTGCTGTTTCTGCATCTGCCCACTTCTTTTTTGCCGCTGGAGGATCGCGGCGTCTTTACGACCCAGGTTCAGCTGCCGCCAGGCTCCACGTTGCAGCAAACAAATAAAGTCGTGGATAAGGTCGAGCAGTATTACCTCACCCAGGAGAAAGACAATGTGGTCTCCGTTTTCTCAACCATTGGTGCCGGGCCGGGCGGTAACGGTCAGAACGTGGCGCGTATGTTTGTGCGGCTGAAAGACTGGGACGAACGCAGCGGCGCAGAAAATACCTCTTTTGCCATTATCGAACGGGCTACTGCGGCCTTTAAACGTATTCGCGAGGCTCGCGTTATCGCCAGCAGCCCGCCAGCCATAACCGGCATGGGTAACTCCGCCGGTTTTGATATGGAGCTTCAGGATCATGCGGGGCTGGGTCACGATGCGTTAATGAAAGCGCGCGACCAGCTGTTGGCCGAGGCCGAAAGAGATCCCTCGCTGGCCAGGGTTCGTCATAATGGTTTGGACGACACGCCACAGCTGAGAATCGATGTCGATCAGCACAAGGCGCAGGCGTTGGGCGTTTCTGTTGATGATATTAACGCTACGCTACAGACCGGCTGGGGATCGACTTACGTCAACGATTTCCTTGACCGGGGCCGGGTGAAAAAAGTTTATGTTCAGGCCGCCGCTCCGTTCCGTATGCTGCCGGACGACATCAGCAAATGGTACGTGCGCAACAGCAGTGGCAGCATGGTGCCTTTCACCGCATTCGCCTCCACCCGTTGGGAAACCGGTTCGCCGCGTCTGGAGCGTTATAACGGTTATTCCGCCGTAGAGATTGTCGGTGAATCCGCCAGCGGCGTCAGTACCGGTACAGCAATGGATGTTATGGAAAAGTTGGTCAACAAGCTGCCCACCGGCTTTGGCTTGCAGTGGACCGGCGCTTCTTATCAGGAGCGCATGTCCGGTACCCAGGCGCCCGCGCTGTACGCCATTTCGCTGCTGGTGGTTTTTCTGTGTCTCGCCGCACTCTATGAAAGCTGGTCAATTCCCTTCTCGGTTATGCTGGTGGTGCCGCTGGGCGTGGTGGGTGCGCTGGTGGCAACCTGGCTGCGCGGTTTGGAGAACGACGTTTACTTCCAGGTCGGTCTGCTCACCGTGATTGGTTTGTCGGCGAAAAATGCCATCCTGATCGTTGAGTTCGCCAATGAGATCAACAGCAAAGGACAGGATTTGTTAGCGGCCACGCTGGAAGCCTGTCGCCAGCGTCTGCGTCCGATATTAATGACCTCGCTGGCCTTTATTTTCGGCGTGCTGCCGATGACCATTGGTCAGGGTGCGGGTTCCAGCAGTCAGCATGCGGTAGGAACAGGCGTGATGGGCGGTATGATTTCCGCAACGTTATTAGCGCTTTTCTTTGTGCCGATCTTCTTCGTGTTAGTACGGCGGCGCTTTCCGATAAAAGAGAAGCCGGTCACATAA
- a CDS encoding tRNA(Met) cytidine acetyltransferase TmcA, with product MGNIIEQTERLKRQGLRRLMVVSGEAQWCQLQAQQWISLLPGDWLWIGDAPQTPLNCKPSAAKTLLGQEFLHAVFDARDGFHAEALAVLAGTLKAGSWLVILAPEWESWPTQPDLDSLRWSETSAPIATPNFIHRLQKRLLADEQVALLRQHHAPVLPSPPATPEWQPDDTSQQQQVLQQLLRSDPGISVLIAPRGRGKSALAGTLAARWRGRCLISAPAKVATDVLAKFAGDAFEFIAPDRLLALTAAERPENIDWLVIDEAAAIPTPMLHQLVHLYPRVLLTTTLQGYEGTGRGFLLKFCASLPEATILRLAQPLRWSQFDPLERFIDDTPLFSEAEPIADERDIDFSYPQQNEWQGRATQLEAMYRLLTSAHYRTSPLDLRRMMDAPGMHFSAALQGDQVQGALWLVDEGGLSAGLAEAVWAGLRRPAGNLVAQSLAAHGGWPEAATLASRRISRIAISPALRQRGIGRQMIQQSLGHAEGLDFLSVSFGYTEVLWRFWQACGFQLVRFGTKPEASSGCYTAMAILPLSEAGRALAEKGRRKLARDWPWLRPQLRDVDLALTLTASESGAVNKMDEDDWRDLAGFAWAHRPFEASIGALGRLVSNDSRELPLLQGAVLERLSPTCLIQQSGLSGRKALLAGWRQETQRAMNRLDPQRSANWQRYIAILLQNQQC from the coding sequence CTGGGCAACATTATTGAGCAAACGGAAAGGCTAAAACGCCAGGGCTTACGGCGACTGATGGTCGTTAGCGGCGAGGCGCAGTGGTGCCAGCTTCAGGCACAGCAGTGGATCTCCCTGCTGCCTGGAGACTGGCTGTGGATTGGCGATGCGCCGCAAACGCCGCTGAACTGCAAACCTTCTGCTGCAAAAACGCTGCTGGGACAGGAGTTTCTGCATGCGGTCTTCGACGCCCGCGACGGTTTCCATGCCGAAGCGCTGGCGGTGCTGGCCGGTACCCTCAAAGCGGGTAGCTGGCTGGTCATCCTTGCTCCGGAATGGGAAAGCTGGCCCACACAGCCCGATCTTGATTCCCTGCGCTGGAGCGAAACCTCCGCGCCGATTGCCACGCCCAACTTTATCCATCGCTTGCAGAAACGCTTGCTGGCAGATGAGCAGGTCGCGCTTCTGCGACAGCATCATGCGCCTGTGTTGCCCTCGCCACCAGCCACCCCTGAATGGCAGCCGGATGATACCTCTCAGCAGCAGCAAGTATTACAACAGCTTCTGAGAAGCGATCCGGGCATTTCAGTGCTGATTGCCCCACGTGGCAGAGGAAAATCAGCGCTGGCTGGTACCCTCGCCGCACGCTGGCGGGGCCGCTGTTTGATCTCCGCACCGGCTAAAGTTGCCACGGACGTGCTGGCGAAATTTGCCGGTGATGCGTTTGAATTTATCGCCCCGGACAGGCTACTGGCGCTTACCGCAGCAGAGCGGCCAGAAAATATCGACTGGCTGGTAATTGACGAGGCGGCGGCCATTCCCACCCCTATGCTTCATCAACTGGTTCATCTTTATCCACGCGTCCTGCTGACCACGACCTTGCAGGGTTATGAAGGGACGGGGAGAGGCTTTTTGCTGAAGTTCTGCGCTTCTTTACCCGAGGCGACAATTCTCAGGCTGGCGCAGCCGCTGCGCTGGTCACAGTTCGACCCGCTGGAACGCTTTATTGATGACACGCCGTTATTTAGCGAGGCGGAACCAATTGCAGACGAGCGTGATATTGATTTTAGCTATCCTCAGCAAAACGAATGGCAAGGCCGCGCTACCCAGCTTGAGGCGATGTACCGCCTGCTGACCAGCGCCCATTACCGCACCTCACCGCTGGATTTACGGCGCATGATGGATGCGCCCGGCATGCATTTCAGCGCTGCATTGCAAGGTGACCAGGTGCAGGGTGCGCTGTGGCTGGTGGATGAAGGCGGATTGTCAGCCGGGCTGGCAGAGGCCGTATGGGCAGGACTACGCCGACCGGCAGGCAATCTGGTTGCCCAGTCGCTGGCGGCCCACGGCGGCTGGCCGGAAGCCGCTACCCTGGCTTCGCGTCGCATCAGCCGTATCGCCATTTCTCCTGCGCTTCGGCAGCGAGGCATCGGTCGTCAGATGATACAGCAGAGCCTTGGGCATGCCGAAGGGCTGGATTTTCTCTCGGTGAGTTTTGGCTATACTGAAGTTTTATGGCGCTTCTGGCAGGCCTGTGGTTTTCAGCTGGTGCGATTTGGCACTAAACCGGAGGCCAGCAGCGGCTGCTATACCGCAATGGCCATCCTGCCGCTGAGTGAAGCGGGCAGGGCGCTGGCAGAAAAAGGCAGGCGAAAACTGGCCCGCGACTGGCCCTGGCTGCGGCCTCAGCTGCGGGATGTGGACCTGGCGCTAACGCTTACCGCAAGCGAGTCGGGCGCGGTTAATAAAATGGACGAAGACGACTGGCGGGATCTGGCCGGTTTCGCCTGGGCGCATCGGCCTTTTGAAGCCAGTATCGGCGCGCTTGGCCGTCTGGTCAGCAATGACTCACGTGAGCTGCCATTATTACAAGGCGCGGTTCTTGAACGGCTCTCTCCGACCTGCCTCATTCAGCAGTCCGGGCTGTCGGGGCGTAAAGCGCTACTGGCTGGCTGGCGGCAGGAGACGCAGCGGGCAATGAACCGGTTGGATCCGCAGCGCAGCGCAAACTGGCAACGCTATATCGCTATATTGCTGCAAAATCAGCAGTGCTAA
- a CDS encoding ArsC family reductase, translated as MLTMYGIKNCDTIKKARKYLEARGVNYQFHDYRADGLDAALLQKFIDQLGWEALLNTRGTTWRKLSEETRSAVNNAAAAREVMLENPAMIKRPLLCSADGSMLLGFSENAYQPIVEKS; from the coding sequence ATGCTGACGATGTACGGCATTAAAAATTGCGACACCATCAAGAAGGCGCGAAAATATTTAGAAGCCCGGGGCGTGAACTATCAGTTTCACGATTACCGGGCCGACGGACTGGATGCTGCACTGCTGCAAAAATTCATCGACCAGCTGGGTTGGGAAGCATTGCTGAACACGCGCGGTACGACATGGCGTAAATTAAGCGAAGAAACGCGCAGCGCGGTGAATAATGCCGCAGCGGCACGGGAAGTGATGCTGGAAAACCCGGCAATGATTAAACGCCCGTTGCTCTGTAGCGCCGACGGCTCTATGCTGCTGGGCTTTAGTGAAAATGCTTACCAGCCTATCGTGGAGAAGTCCTGA
- the bamC gene encoding outer membrane protein assembly factor BamC, whose amino-acid sequence MAYSVQKSAIAKVVGVSLVMLLAACSSDQRYKRQVSGDESYLKAADISELHAPSGMILPLQNGDFDIPSVSSKGAVGKQLDIRPPAQPLALMNGTRTQFAGNSGVLLVDNARNGALWPQVVDIVQARNYTIASRTDASQTLTTDWVQWNRADEDHQYRGRYQIAVQQQGYQQALTVKLLELQQEDKVVNSPVQLQRYTAQMLNELSMGLDKIENIREDSAAKNSAAQINVQSGADDTGLPNLIVRAPFNTVWERLPAALQRIGMKASDQNRSQGSLSVAYSAPSEETWDSLGAKDPGLPNGNYKLQVGDLDNRSSLQFLDPKGHSLTQSQNDALVAVFQAAFSK is encoded by the coding sequence ATGGCTTACTCAGTACAAAAGTCTGCGATCGCGAAAGTGGTTGGTGTTTCACTGGTGATGCTGCTGGCAGCTTGCTCCAGCGACCAGCGTTACAAGCGGCAGGTTAGCGGAGACGAATCTTATCTGAAGGCGGCTGATATCAGCGAGCTGCATGCGCCTTCAGGGATGATTTTGCCGCTGCAAAATGGTGATTTCGACATTCCTTCCGTGAGCAGCAAAGGTGCCGTCGGCAAACAGCTGGATATCCGCCCACCGGCCCAGCCGCTGGCGTTGATGAACGGCACACGCACGCAGTTTGCCGGTAATTCCGGCGTGTTGCTGGTGGACAATGCCCGTAACGGTGCGCTGTGGCCGCAGGTTGTCGATATTGTGCAGGCGCGTAATTACACCATTGCCAGCCGTACCGACGCCAGCCAGACGCTGACCACTGACTGGGTGCAGTGGAACCGTGCTGATGAAGACCATCAGTATCGCGGACGTTATCAGATCGCCGTTCAGCAGCAGGGCTATCAGCAGGCGCTGACCGTTAAGCTGCTGGAACTGCAACAGGAAGATAAAGTTGTTAATTCTCCTGTGCAGCTTCAGCGTTATACCGCCCAGATGCTCAACGAGCTGAGCATGGGTCTGGATAAGATCGAAAACATTCGTGAAGATTCCGCGGCGAAAAACAGCGCTGCGCAGATCAATGTGCAGAGCGGGGCGGATGATACTGGCCTGCCAAATCTGATTGTGCGTGCGCCGTTCAACACCGTTTGGGAACGTCTGCCAGCAGCGCTTCAGCGCATCGGCATGAAAGCCTCAGACCAGAACCGTTCGCAGGGCAGTCTGAGCGTGGCTTACAGCGCGCCTTCAGAAGAAACCTGGGACAGCCTGGGTGCGAAAGATCCGGGTCTGCCAAACGGCAACTATAAGTTGCAGGTCGGCGATCTGGATAACCGCAGCAGCCTGCAGTTCCTCGATCCAAAAGGTCACTCGCTGACCCAGTCGCAGAATGACGCCTTAGTGGCGGTTTTCCAGGCGGCCTTCAGCAAGTAA
- a CDS encoding neutral zinc metallopeptidase, with protein MRWQGRRESDNVEDRRNESGTVGAGRMRIPRGKGGIVILILVMIAGYYGYDLTPLLTGETSSYSQPASQQQGINPQQDESAKFTSVILATTEDTWQKIFQKMGKNYTPPKLVMYRGATRTGCGTGQSVMGPFYCPTDSTVYIDLSFYDEMKNKLGADGDFAQGYVIAHEVGHHVQRLLGIESKVRQLQQGASQTQVNQLSVKLELQADCFAGVWGHYMQQQEVLEPGDLQEALNAAEAIGDDRLQQKSQGRVVPDSFTHGTSQQRYSWFKKGYDSGNPGQCDTFSG; from the coding sequence ATGCGTTGGCAAGGGCGCCGTGAGAGCGATAACGTGGAAGATCGCCGTAATGAATCCGGTACGGTAGGCGCGGGACGAATGCGTATTCCCCGTGGAAAGGGCGGCATTGTCATTCTGATTCTGGTAATGATTGCCGGTTATTATGGCTACGATTTAACTCCGCTACTGACCGGAGAGACCTCATCTTATTCTCAGCCGGCTTCACAACAGCAGGGAATCAATCCTCAACAGGACGAGTCCGCAAAATTCACTTCAGTGATCCTCGCCACAACGGAAGATACCTGGCAAAAAATCTTTCAGAAGATGGGGAAGAACTATACGCCGCCAAAACTGGTGATGTATCGTGGCGCTACGCGAACGGGTTGCGGCACCGGCCAGTCGGTAATGGGGCCTTTCTATTGCCCGACGGACAGCACCGTTTATATCGATCTCTCTTTTTATGACGAAATGAAAAACAAGCTGGGTGCGGATGGCGATTTCGCACAGGGTTACGTTATTGCCCATGAAGTAGGCCATCACGTACAACGGCTGCTGGGTATCGAATCCAAAGTACGGCAGTTGCAGCAGGGCGCATCTCAGACGCAGGTTAATCAACTTTCCGTGAAGCTTGAGCTACAGGCTGACTGCTTCGCGGGCGTTTGGGGACACTATATGCAGCAGCAGGAAGTTCTGGAGCCGGGGGATTTGCAGGAGGCACTCAATGCGGCTGAAGCGATTGGCGACGATCGCCTGCAACAGAAAAGTCAGGGGCGCGTAGTGCCGGACAGCTTCACTCATGGCACCTCGCAACAGCGCTACAGCTGGTTTAAAAAAGGCTACGACAGCGGTAATCCTGGCCAGTGTGATACCTTCAGTGGCTGA
- a CDS encoding YpfN family protein, with amino-acid sequence MEFLKHYWWLLVIVLMVGVLMNVYKDLKRIDPKKYLDNKPDLPPHRDFNDKWDDDEDWPKKK; translated from the coding sequence ATGGAATTTCTCAAGCATTATTGGTGGCTGCTGGTCATTGTGTTGATGGTGGGCGTTCTGATGAACGTTTATAAAGACCTGAAGCGCATCGATCCTAAAAAGTATCTGGATAATAAACCGGATCTGCCGCCGCATCGTGATTTTAACGATAAGTGGGATGACGACGAAGACTGGCCGAAGAAGAAATAA